A region of Mesorhizobium sp. M3A.F.Ca.ET.080.04.2.1 DNA encodes the following proteins:
- the pip gene encoding prolyl aminopeptidase, with translation MTIAGGSLRTLYPEIEPFDGGMLDVGDGHTVYWERCGTRGAKPAVFLHGGPGGTISPKHRRLFDPRLYDVMLFDQRGCGKSTPNASLEANTTWHLVADIERLREMAGFDKWLVFGGSWGSTLALAYAETHPERVSELVVRGIYTLTRAELEWYYQFGVSEMFPDKWERFLAPIPEAERGDMMAAYRKRLVGSDRKLQVEAALAWSLWEGETITLLPEPETSTPFGQDDYAVAFARIENHYFVHAGWLEEGQLLRDAWKLKDIPGAIVHGRYDMPCPARYAWALHKAWPKADFHLVEGAGHAYSEPGILDQLIRATDRYAGKN, from the coding sequence ATGACGATTGCCGGCGGATCGTTGCGCACGCTCTATCCGGAAATCGAGCCGTTCGACGGCGGCATGCTCGATGTCGGCGACGGCCACACCGTCTATTGGGAGCGCTGCGGCACCAGGGGTGCCAAGCCAGCCGTCTTCCTGCATGGCGGTCCGGGCGGCACCATCTCGCCGAAGCACCGGCGGCTGTTCGACCCGAGGCTCTACGACGTCATGCTGTTCGACCAGCGCGGCTGCGGCAAGTCGACGCCCAACGCCTCGCTCGAGGCCAACACCACATGGCATCTCGTCGCCGACATCGAGCGCCTGCGCGAAATGGCGGGCTTCGACAAATGGCTGGTGTTCGGCGGCTCCTGGGGCTCGACGCTGGCGTTGGCCTATGCCGAGACGCACCCGGAGCGCGTCAGCGAGCTGGTCGTGCGCGGCATCTACACGCTGACCCGCGCCGAGCTGGAATGGTATTACCAGTTCGGGGTCTCGGAGATGTTTCCCGACAAATGGGAGCGCTTCCTGGCGCCGATCCCCGAGGCCGAGCGCGGTGACATGATGGCGGCCTACCGCAAGCGGCTGGTGGGCAGCGACCGCAAGCTCCAGGTCGAGGCCGCCCTGGCCTGGAGTCTTTGGGAAGGCGAGACGATCACGCTCCTGCCGGAGCCGGAGACCAGCACGCCGTTCGGCCAGGACGATTATGCGGTGGCGTTTGCGCGCATCGAGAACCACTACTTCGTCCATGCCGGCTGGCTGGAAGAGGGACAGCTGCTGCGCGACGCCTGGAAGCTGAAGGACATCCCCGGCGCCATCGTCCACGGCCGCTACGACATGCCGTGCCCGGCGCGCTATGCCTGGGCGCTGCACAAGGCCTGGCCGAAGGCCGACTTCCACCTCGTCGAAGGCGCCGGGCACGCCTATTCGGAGCCCGGGATATTGGACCAGCTGATCCGGGCGACGGATCGGTACGCGGGGAAGAACTAG
- a CDS encoding GFA family protein, whose product MTDQVRTGGCQCGAVRFRIKGKLGRPSICHCRMCQKQFGNFFGALVTVPKDGVEWTHEEPSYFQSSVNIDRGFCARCGTPMTYRQPGALEIAIGAFDDRSDLAPQIQVNYAVRLPWVEKIFEAPVHDDPDYYRKQEQIISFQHPDHETANWPQQGLKL is encoded by the coding sequence ATGACCGACCAAGTTCGAACCGGCGGCTGCCAGTGCGGCGCCGTGCGCTTTCGCATCAAGGGCAAGCTCGGACGCCCGTCCATCTGCCATTGCCGCATGTGCCAGAAGCAGTTCGGCAATTTCTTCGGCGCGCTGGTGACGGTGCCCAAGGACGGCGTCGAATGGACACATGAGGAGCCGAGCTATTTCCAGTCCTCGGTCAACATCGATCGCGGCTTCTGCGCCCGTTGCGGCACGCCAATGACCTACCGCCAGCCCGGTGCGCTGGAGATCGCCATCGGCGCCTTCGACGACCGCTCGGATCTGGCGCCGCAGATCCAGGTCAACTACGCCGTGCGGCTGCCCTGGGTCGAGAAGATCTTCGAGGCGCCGGTTCACGACGACCCCGACTATTACCGCAAGCAGGAGCAGATCATATCCTTCCAGCACCCCGATCATGAAACGGCCAACTGGCCGCAGCAGGGCCTGAAACTATGA
- a CDS encoding GFA family protein encodes MSLDNRPVYTGGCQCGAVRFRVEGALGDASVCHCRMCQKASGNFYLPLVSVRGAKLDWTRGEPKRFRSSSAVRRGFCAECGTPLTFEAPDGIALAIAAFDDPAGIAPTIQWGTEAKLPYVDKIAQLPGEPTMADIGSAPYLAELVSYQHPDHDTDQWPPEEKP; translated from the coding sequence ATGAGCCTCGACAACCGGCCGGTCTATACAGGCGGCTGCCAGTGCGGCGCGGTCCGCTTCCGCGTCGAGGGCGCGCTCGGCGACGCCTCGGTCTGCCATTGCCGCATGTGCCAGAAGGCGAGCGGAAATTTCTATCTGCCGCTGGTTTCGGTGCGCGGCGCCAAGCTCGATTGGACGCGCGGCGAGCCGAAGCGCTTTCGCTCATCGAGCGCCGTTCGGCGCGGCTTCTGCGCCGAATGCGGCACGCCGCTGACCTTCGAGGCGCCGGACGGGATCGCGCTGGCGATCGCTGCCTTCGACGACCCTGCCGGCATTGCGCCGACCATCCAGTGGGGCACCGAGGCAAAGCTCCCCTATGTCGACAAGATCGCGCAATTGCCGGGCGAGCCCACGATGGCGGATATCGGCTCGGCGCCGTATCTCGCCGAGCTCGTCTCCTACCAGCATCCCGATCACGACACCGACCAATGGCCGCCGGAGGAAAAACCATGA
- a CDS encoding VOC family protein yields the protein MIDHLGISVSDFEASKAFYDKAMAPLGASLLYMVPEEYTGGAKVGGYGRDRPVFWLSSGKDKPRDRQHVAFTARSRAEVDAFHAAALAAGGKDNGGPGLRPHYHANYYGAFVFDPDGNNVEAVCHDPE from the coding sequence ATGATCGATCATCTCGGCATCAGCGTTTCCGATTTCGAGGCGTCCAAGGCCTTCTACGACAAGGCGATGGCGCCTTTGGGGGCGTCGCTGCTCTACATGGTGCCGGAAGAGTACACCGGCGGCGCCAAGGTCGGCGGCTATGGCCGCGACCGGCCGGTGTTCTGGCTGAGCTCGGGCAAGGACAAGCCTAGGGACCGCCAGCATGTCGCGTTCACCGCGCGCAGCCGCGCCGAGGTCGACGCCTTCCATGCTGCAGCGCTCGCCGCCGGCGGCAAGGACAATGGCGGGCCGGGGCTGCGCCCGCACTACCATGCGAACTACTACGGCGCCTTCGTCTTCGATCCCGACGGCAACAATGTCGAAGCCGTCTGCCATGATCCGGAGTGA
- a CDS encoding endonuclease domain-containing protein, with product MGHDLVPSRQRKNAKSMRHAMTDAELKLWNELRAHRLMGMSFRRQLPIGPYIVDFACAAHRIIVEVDGSQHADADHLRSDEARSAYLSASGWTILRFWNDDVIRDIDNVCQHIVIVAGLAGAEVPGPSMEELVP from the coding sequence ATGGGGCACGACCTCGTTCCTTCCCGTCAGCGCAAGAACGCCAAATCCATGCGGCATGCGATGACCGACGCAGAGCTGAAACTTTGGAACGAACTGCGTGCTCACCGGCTGATGGGAATGAGCTTTCGGCGGCAACTGCCGATAGGGCCTTACATTGTCGATTTCGCCTGCGCGGCTCATCGGATCATAGTCGAGGTCGATGGCAGCCAGCATGCCGATGCGGATCACTTGCGCAGTGACGAGGCGAGAAGTGCTTATCTAAGCGCCAGTGGCTGGACCATCCTGCGCTTCTGGAACGACGACGTGATCCGCGATATCGACAATGTCTGCCAGCATATCGTCATCGTGGCTGGCCTGGCGGGCGCTGAGGTGCCCGGCCCATCAATGGAGGAACTCGTTCCATGA
- the cysS gene encoding cysteine--tRNA ligase — protein sequence MSDASKGLSLYNTLTRTKEPFVPIDPQRVRMYVCGPTVYDFAHIGNARPAIVFDVLFRLLRQVYGESHVTYVRNITDVDDKINARALRDFGDEIAAGKLSLNDAIRKVTEKTADQYHKDVATLGCLEPTFEPRATEFVAPRADGKADMLSLIKQLIERGHAYVAAGEVLFDTASMPDYGELSKRNLDEQQAGARIAVDAHKKNPGDFVLWKLSTPEEPGWDSPWGRGRPGWHIECSAMSAAYLGEVFDIHGGGLDLIFPHHENEIAQSRCAHGTKVMANIWMHNGFLQVEGQKMSKSLGNFYSIHELLETETFGGRSWPGEVLRLAMLMTHYREPIDFSVRKLEEAENTLRKWKRAADLAPATAKELPAEVVEALSDDLATYAAFQRLTQLAGEAVEFGGTGENAAAASLKTALAFLGFDVGAAKVDEAAIATAIAERLALIAAKNWAEADRVREELLAQGVQLKDGKDPVTGQRVTTWEIKR from the coding sequence ATGTCGGACGCATCGAAGGGTCTCAGCCTCTACAATACGCTGACGCGCACGAAGGAGCCGTTTGTTCCGATCGATCCGCAACGCGTGCGTATGTATGTCTGCGGCCCGACGGTCTACGACTTCGCCCATATCGGCAACGCCCGGCCGGCGATCGTCTTCGACGTGCTGTTCCGCCTGTTGCGCCAAGTCTATGGCGAAAGTCACGTGACGTATGTGCGCAACATCACGGATGTCGACGACAAGATCAACGCACGCGCGCTTCGCGACTTCGGCGACGAGATCGCGGCGGGAAAACTGTCGCTGAACGACGCCATCAGGAAAGTCACCGAAAAGACAGCCGACCAGTACCACAAGGATGTCGCCACCCTGGGCTGCCTGGAGCCGACCTTCGAGCCGCGCGCCACCGAGTTCGTCGCACCCCGCGCCGACGGCAAGGCCGACATGCTGTCGCTGATCAAGCAACTGATCGAGCGTGGCCATGCCTATGTCGCGGCGGGCGAGGTGCTGTTCGACACGGCCTCGATGCCTGACTATGGCGAGCTGTCGAAGCGCAATCTCGACGAGCAGCAGGCCGGCGCCCGCATCGCCGTCGACGCGCACAAGAAGAATCCCGGCGACTTCGTGCTGTGGAAACTGTCGACGCCGGAAGAGCCCGGCTGGGACAGCCCCTGGGGCCGGGGTCGGCCGGGCTGGCACATCGAGTGCTCGGCCATGTCGGCCGCCTATCTCGGCGAGGTTTTCGACATCCATGGCGGCGGCCTCGACCTGATCTTCCCGCATCACGAGAACGAGATTGCCCAGTCGCGCTGCGCCCACGGCACCAAGGTCATGGCCAACATTTGGATGCACAATGGCTTCCTGCAGGTCGAAGGCCAGAAGATGTCGAAGAGCCTCGGCAACTTCTATTCGATCCATGAGCTTCTGGAGACCGAGACCTTCGGCGGCCGCAGCTGGCCGGGCGAGGTGCTCAGGCTGGCGATGCTGATGACGCATTACCGCGAGCCGATCGACTTCTCGGTGCGCAAGCTGGAGGAAGCGGAGAACACGCTGCGCAAATGGAAGCGGGCCGCCGACCTGGCGCCGGCGACGGCGAAGGAATTGCCGGCCGAAGTGGTGGAAGCCCTGTCCGACGATCTCGCCACCTACGCCGCCTTCCAGCGCCTCACGCAGCTTGCCGGCGAGGCGGTGGAGTTCGGCGGCACCGGCGAGAACGCAGCCGCTGCGTCGCTGAAGACCGCGCTCGCCTTCCTCGGCTTCGACGTCGGCGCGGCCAAGGTGGACGAGGCGGCGATTGCGACGGCGATTGCCGAGCGCCTGGCGTTGATCGCGGCGAAAAACTGGGCCGAGGCCGACCGCGTGCGCGAGGAACTCCTGGCGCAGGGCGTGCAGTTGAAAGACGGCAAGGACCCTGTAACCGGCCAGCGCGTAACGACCTGGGAGATTAAGCGGTGA
- a CDS encoding SOS response-associated peptidase, which produces MAGRFALTATPQETAACLGLAELEDFPPRYNIAPTQPVLMVVAGPPRSPGSNLPDRQPMLVRWGLIPSWVKDTREFPLLFNARSEGVQGKASFKTAMRHRRALVPASGFYEWQQSGAGKGQPYWIRPRQGGVIAFAGLVETYAEPGGSEMDTGAILATRANAGIAHIHDRMPVVIDERDFARWLDCRTQEPRHVLDLLHPAEPDFFEAVPVSDLVNKVANTGPEIQERSVIGPQPGKAGRQKPGADENQMTLF; this is translated from the coding sequence ATGGCCGGGCGCTTTGCCTTGACTGCTACCCCGCAGGAAACTGCCGCCTGTCTCGGTCTGGCCGAGCTGGAGGACTTCCCGCCGCGCTACAACATCGCGCCGACGCAGCCGGTGCTGATGGTGGTGGCCGGCCCGCCGCGGTCGCCGGGCTCCAACCTGCCGGACCGCCAGCCGATGCTGGTGCGCTGGGGCCTGATTCCGAGCTGGGTGAAGGACACCAGAGAATTTCCGCTGCTTTTCAACGCCCGCTCGGAAGGCGTGCAGGGCAAGGCCTCTTTCAAGACCGCCATGCGCCACCGCCGCGCCCTTGTGCCGGCCTCCGGCTTCTATGAATGGCAGCAGTCAGGCGCCGGCAAGGGCCAGCCCTATTGGATCCGGCCGCGGCAGGGCGGCGTCATCGCATTCGCCGGGCTGGTCGAGACCTATGCCGAACCGGGTGGCTCCGAAATGGATACGGGCGCGATTCTGGCGACGCGCGCCAACGCGGGCATCGCCCATATCCACGACCGCATGCCGGTGGTGATCGACGAGCGCGATTTTGCGCGCTGGCTGGACTGCCGCACGCAGGAGCCGCGCCATGTGCTCGACCTGCTGCACCCGGCCGAACCCGATTTCTTCGAAGCGGTTCCGGTTTCCGACCTTGTCAACAAGGTCGCCAACACTGGGCCGGAGATTCAGGAGCGGAGCGTCATCGGGCCGCAACCCGGGAAGGCCGGGCGCCAGAAGCCCGGCGCGGACGAAAACCAGATGACCTTATTCTAG
- a CDS encoding NUDIX hydrolase encodes MEPRKIIPAVSVAVVRGKTVLLVRRARPPSQGLYAYPGGKVEAGETLAQAAARELLEETGLAAKDYRPLRDIHIDGSGENHAVDYLLTVFGAIYVGGEPVASDDAESAAFYTLAEMAEMPLAGDVLSVAEKLLGPAQDAWQ; translated from the coding sequence ATGGAACCGCGCAAGATCATCCCTGCCGTCTCGGTTGCCGTCGTGCGTGGCAAGACGGTGCTTCTGGTCAGGCGCGCACGGCCGCCGTCGCAGGGGCTCTATGCCTATCCGGGCGGCAAGGTGGAAGCTGGCGAAACCCTGGCGCAAGCGGCGGCTCGCGAGCTCCTGGAGGAAACCGGCCTCGCGGCCAAGGACTATCGGCCGCTGCGCGACATCCATATCGACGGCAGCGGCGAGAACCACGCGGTCGACTATCTGCTGACGGTGTTCGGCGCGATTTACGTCGGGGGCGAGCCGGTGGCCAGCGACGATGCCGAATCGGCGGCCTTCTATACGCTGGCGGAAATGGCGGAGATGCCGCTCGCGGGCGATGTCCTGTCGGTGGCCGAGAAACTGCTCGGGCCGGCTCAAGACGCCTGGCAATAA
- a CDS encoding TIGR02301 family protein, whose protein sequence is MTRASPLLAACLAVIMAVAARPTLAAEAPFEPGLMRLAEVLGSLHFLRNLCGEKGDQWRVEMEKLLESENPDPERRARFIASFNRGYRSFSGTYTQCTASATEAIARYMKEGETLSRDIASRYGN, encoded by the coding sequence ATGACACGCGCCTCGCCCCTCCTCGCCGCATGCCTTGCCGTCATCATGGCGGTCGCGGCGCGGCCGACGCTTGCTGCAGAAGCGCCGTTCGAGCCCGGGCTGATGCGGCTGGCCGAGGTGCTGGGCTCGCTGCATTTCCTGCGCAATCTCTGCGGCGAGAAGGGCGACCAGTGGCGGGTCGAGATGGAAAAGCTGCTCGAATCGGAAAACCCCGATCCGGAGCGGCGCGCCCGCTTCATCGCATCCTTCAACCGCGGCTATCGCTCCTTTAGCGGCACTTACACGCAGTGCACCGCTTCAGCGACCGAGGCCATCGCCCGCTACATGAAGGAGGGCGAGACCCTGTCGCGCGACATCGCTTCGCGCTATGGCAATTGA
- a CDS encoding dihydroorotase, producing MATTYDLILTGGTVVNHDGEGRRDVGVRAGRVAAIGDLGQASAGETIDCRGLHILPGVVDSQVHFREPGLEHKEDLETGSRAAVLGGVTAVFEMPNTNPLTTSEAALADKVRRATRCMHCDFAFWVGGTRDNAGDVAELERLPGAAGIKVFMGSSTGDLLVEDDEGVASILRNTRRRAAFHSEDEFRLRERLGERIDGDPSSHPVWRDEIAALRCTERLVRIARQTRARIHVLHISTAEEIAFLEKHKDVATCEATPHHLTLTAEDYARLGTLIQMNPPVRAPRHRDGVWHGVSQGIVDVLGSDHAPHTLAEKAKSYPASPSGMTGVQTLVPIMLDHVNAGRLTLQRFVDLSSHGPQRIFGMARKGRIAAGYDADFTVVDLKRRQTITNAQAGSKAGWTPYDGKEVTGWPVGTIVRGNRVMWEGEIATPGQGRAVEFSEALAV from the coding sequence ATGGCAACCACCTATGACCTCATCCTGACAGGCGGCACGGTGGTCAACCATGACGGCGAGGGCCGGCGCGATGTCGGTGTGAGGGCCGGGCGCGTAGCGGCCATAGGCGATCTCGGCCAGGCTTCGGCCGGCGAGACGATCGACTGCCGCGGCCTGCACATTCTCCCCGGCGTCGTCGATAGCCAGGTGCATTTCCGCGAGCCGGGGCTGGAACACAAGGAAGATCTGGAGACGGGATCGCGCGCCGCGGTGCTCGGCGGCGTCACTGCCGTCTTCGAAATGCCGAACACCAATCCGCTGACCACCAGCGAGGCGGCGCTTGCCGACAAGGTGCGGCGCGCCACGCGCTGCATGCATTGCGACTTCGCCTTCTGGGTCGGCGGCACGCGCGACAATGCCGGCGACGTCGCCGAGCTCGAGCGTCTGCCGGGGGCAGCCGGCATCAAGGTGTTCATGGGCTCGTCGACCGGCGACCTGCTGGTCGAGGACGACGAGGGCGTTGCCTCGATTCTGCGCAACACGCGCCGCCGCGCCGCCTTCCATTCGGAGGACGAGTTCCGCCTGCGCGAGCGCCTCGGCGAGCGGATCGATGGCGATCCGTCATCCCATCCGGTCTGGCGCGACGAGATCGCCGCGCTTCGCTGCACCGAGCGCCTCGTGCGCATCGCCAGGCAGACCCGCGCGCGCATCCACGTGCTGCACATCTCGACCGCCGAGGAAATCGCATTTCTGGAAAAACACAAGGATGTCGCCACCTGCGAGGCGACGCCGCATCATCTGACCCTGACGGCGGAGGACTACGCGCGGCTCGGCACGCTGATCCAGATGAACCCCCCGGTGCGCGCTCCGCGCCACCGCGACGGCGTCTGGCATGGCGTCTCGCAAGGCATAGTCGACGTGCTGGGCTCCGACCACGCGCCGCACACACTGGCAGAGAAGGCAAAGTCCTATCCGGCTTCGCCGTCGGGCATGACCGGAGTGCAGACGCTGGTGCCGATCATGCTCGACCACGTCAATGCCGGCCGGCTCACTCTGCAGCGCTTCGTCGATCTTTCGAGCCACGGTCCGCAGCGCATCTTCGGCATGGCGCGCAAAGGCCGCATCGCAGCCGGCTACGACGCCGACTTCACCGTCGTCGACCTCAAGCGGCGCCAGACCATCACCAATGCGCAGGCAGGCTCCAAGGCCGGCTGGACGCCCTACGACGGCAAAGAGGTCACCGGCTGGCCGGTCGGCACTATTGTTCGTGGCAACCGCGTCATGTGGGAAGGCGAGATCGCCACGCCCGGCCAGGGGAGGGCGGTGGAGTTCTCCGAGGCATTGGCAGTTTAG
- a CDS encoding folate-binding protein YgfZ, whose protein sequence is MPFALLKDRALLSVSGPDAEHFLQNILTTDLDTLAANEVKPGALLTPQGKILFDFLISRSGDNGFRLECRADIADDFLRRLMLYRLRAKAEIAKQDQALVTVAWGGDSTRSDSDSPVFADTRFRDVGVKRSYGSMAAEDGDVGAWQALRIANGIAESGSDYQLGDAFPHDVLLDETGGVGFKKGCYVGQEVVSRMQHRGTARRRVLIAVATGSLPPAGTEVTVNGRPIGTLGSVSGGRGLAIARIDRVKAALAAGEAIVAGDTAVTLVIPSWARFTFPTDGLSAEEA, encoded by the coding sequence ATGCCCTTTGCCCTGCTGAAAGACCGCGCGCTCCTCTCCGTGTCAGGCCCTGACGCCGAGCATTTCTTGCAGAATATCCTGACCACCGACCTGGATACGCTTGCCGCCAATGAGGTGAAACCCGGCGCACTGCTTACGCCGCAGGGCAAGATCCTGTTCGATTTTCTCATCTCGCGCAGCGGTGACAACGGCTTCCGCCTCGAATGCCGGGCCGATATCGCCGACGATTTCCTGCGCCGGCTGATGCTCTACCGGCTAAGGGCAAAGGCCGAGATTGCCAAGCAGGATCAGGCGCTTGTCACGGTTGCGTGGGGCGGTGATTCAACGCGCTCAGATTCTGATTCACCCGTGTTCGCCGATACCCGCTTCCGTGACGTCGGCGTCAAGCGATCCTATGGCAGCATGGCGGCGGAGGATGGCGACGTCGGCGCCTGGCAGGCCTTGCGCATCGCCAATGGCATTGCCGAGAGCGGTTCGGACTATCAGCTCGGCGATGCCTTTCCGCACGACGTGCTGCTCGACGAGACCGGCGGCGTCGGCTTCAAGAAGGGCTGCTATGTCGGTCAGGAAGTGGTCTCGCGCATGCAGCATCGCGGCACCGCGAGACGGCGCGTGCTGATCGCCGTTGCCACCGGCTCGCTGCCCCCGGCGGGGACGGAGGTGACCGTCAACGGGCGGCCGATCGGCACGCTGGGTTCGGTCAGCGGCGGACGCGGACTTGCCATCGCCCGCATCGATCGCGTCAAGGCGGCGCTCGCTGCCGGCGAGGCGATCGTGGCCGGCGACACGGCCGTGACGCTGGTCATTCCTTCATGGGCCAGATTCACCTTTCCGACCGACGGCCTCAGCGCGGAGGAGGCGTGA
- a CDS encoding HD family hydrolase, whose product MAADRAGAPPRAWQRMLSGRRLDLLDPSPLDIEIADIAHGLARVARWNGQTSGEHAFSVAQHSLLVEALYAELVPGASPEARLAALLHDAPEYVIGDMISPFKSVMGGSYKDCELRLQRAIHLRFSLPAELGGTVRRDIKRADQIAAYYEATLLAGFSTAEATEYFGRPRGFSADRFDFTPRSVTWAQAAFLKRFKALEAKRQSFLADNPVT is encoded by the coding sequence ATGGCGGCCGATCGCGCCGGAGCGCCGCCGCGCGCCTGGCAACGCATGCTCTCCGGCCGGCGGCTCGACTTGCTCGATCCCTCGCCGCTCGACATCGAGATTGCCGACATTGCGCATGGGCTCGCCCGTGTCGCGCGCTGGAACGGCCAGACCAGTGGCGAGCACGCCTTTTCGGTCGCGCAACATTCGCTGCTGGTCGAGGCGCTCTACGCTGAACTGGTGCCGGGCGCCTCCCCCGAGGCGCGACTGGCAGCCTTGCTCCATGATGCCCCCGAATATGTCATCGGCGACATGATCTCGCCGTTCAAGTCGGTGATGGGCGGCTCCTACAAGGATTGCGAGCTGAGGCTGCAGCGCGCCATTCACCTGCGCTTTTCCTTGCCGGCGGAGCTCGGCGGGACCGTCCGCAGGGACATCAAGCGCGCCGACCAGATCGCTGCCTATTACGAGGCGACACTGCTTGCCGGCTTCTCGACTGCGGAAGCCACCGAATACTTCGGCCGGCCGCGAGGCTTCTCCGCCGATCGTTTCGATTTCACGCCGCGCTCCGTGACCTGGGCGCAGGCGGCATTTCTAAAACGTTTCAAGGCGCTCGAAGCTAAACGGCAGTCTTTTCTTGCCGATAATCCAGTGACCTGA